The DNA sequence GCAAGCCTCTCTGAGACTTCCGTATAGGTAAGTGTACCCTCATTCGTCTCAAACGACCGAGTTGATCCTAGCTTTCCTGTTTCTTCGTCCATTGGTTTGTTTGATTTAATAAGATTTTAAGGCGAGTTACTGTAATCGGTTCGCCTTCAAATGTCATTGATTGGGCCACTCGTTCCAGCAGGACTTCTCGGTGGGCAGCGATAACCGTGCCCGGTGTTTTGTGCTGAGCCCTCCATTGACGAAATTTGGTTGCTAACGCATCAAGATCGATGGGCCCGCTATTATTTGTTGTCATAACGTGCATTCTTGCTAAGAAATTACCTTTTTCATCACGGTGCAATGTTAAATAAAAACGAAGAAGATTGCGAACTATTTTCATTCTTCTCAGATACAGGAAATACGAAAGATGATTGAGAATGGTAAGAAGAAAAACAGGGTCAAAGACAGAAAAACAGATCACACCTTGATTAGTGATTTAATTTCTTCTGATCGTTTATGAATTTCATTATCTTTCGATATCTTTGGTTTCGTAATAGTTACCCGCCGACTTATGGAAGAATAACCAAGACCAAACAAATTGCCAATCTCTTGATTATTATACCACCCCATGCTCCACAAAAGAAAGATCAATAAATCACGATTGTGTTTATCTGAATCGCATATCCTGGCGGATTGTAAGAAATCATTCGTATTGCATTGTAAGACCTTTGCAGCTTTCTTTAGGATAGTTTTAGGATTGGCATCTCTTAAAATCTTAAAACGTGCCGCTTCTGATTCTATACGCCATTGTCTTGACATGTCATATCTAACTCTTTTGATAATCTAAGAAAAACGATCATCTCTTTGCAGGGTGCAGCAATGCTTTATTAAGTCTTTGATATTGGACTGGTTTCCTGTTTTACCTTAAAATTAAGGGATTGTTAGCGTTCTATCAATTCTATCCTTTGGATTAATTTAGCACAAAATTAGTACAAATTATGGTATATGAATTTACAAAACATCAATTCCCGGATAATGGATAACCTGAAACGATTCAACCCCGTTCTTTCCCAAGAAAAACCGAAAAAAGCTTGCATGTTTCTTTACTTTTATAATATCACCCCTTATTTATTTCTTAAAAAAAAGATTTCTTATCACCTCTTCACGAGATATACTTTGAAATGGAACAAGAGTATTTTATGCTGATCTCGCGATCTCGTATAAGGCGACATGATAAAAAGTACAAAGAGACATACGTCGTGGTGTCTGGAGTGCTTATCAATATAGTACTTGCCATATCAAAGGTATGTTATATGTACTATAAATCTGTATTCTGCATAGTATGCGGACCGATCTAATTAATGTTCAGCAGCGGAGCGGTGTGCTTGCTTGTGGCATTCACGGCAGTAGATCGCCGCTCGCCGACAGGAGGCTTGATACAAGGGCACATGTGGGGATTTGAACTTGCCATCATGGTAACTATGATTGGCATCAACAGCGTTTTTGCAGCGTACGAAATTGCCTTGGCGTCCGTGAGCCTCGCCCGACTACGGAGACTCACGGATGATCACCGCAGCGGGGCGAAAGTCGCTCTGTACATGAAGCAGAACATGGAGGCGAGCCTGGCCGTTGTCCAATTGGGGATTACGCTGGTTGGCGCTATCGCGGCGGCTGTCGGCGGGACCGGCGCTGCGGAGGATGTGGCCCCTGCTCTTATTAGCCGCTTGGGCGTTTCGGAGGGTACGGCTGAGGTTCTGGCCATTGCACTTGTGGTTGTCCCTCTTACCGTCGTGACAATCATCGTCGGAGAGTTGATACCGAAGGTATTCGCGCTGCGCAATGCGGAGAGGGTGTGCCTAACCCTCTCGCCCTTCATGCGTTGGTTCTCCTTCAGTGTCTGGCCTGCCGTGTGGCTGTTTGAAACGGTCGTCATGGGTGTCATGTCGTGGGGTGAGCGCCGCCTTGGCTCGGGCGATGCGGGTAAGCCTAAGACGGTGGAGCTTCAAGAACTCCGCGCCATAGCCGCTATGGCCCGCGCCTCGCGGCTTATTGGGCACCGGGAGGAGTGTATTATTCTGGGAGCGATGGAGATGCAGTCACGCTCAGTCCGCACTATCATGCTCCCGGCTGAACATGTGACCACACTCGATGCAAACGCCTCACTGGCGGACAATCTGATCACGGCACACCTCGACATGCATACACGCTTTCCCGTCGTCGCACGGAAGGGCGACCCGCAGACTATCATCGGCTATGCAAACTTCAAGGACATCATTACCACTATGCGCCTGGTCCCACGGGAACCTACGTTCCGTTCCATCATTCGCCCGATTCTGTCCCTCAAGGATGACGAACGGATAGCCGTATGCCTTGAGCAGATGATGCGTGAGCACACACACATCGCCTTGGTGCGTGACGCTAACAGCAGAGTGGTGGGGATAGTTACTCTTGAAGACATCCTGGAGGAATTGGTAGGCGAGATTGAGGACGAGTACGATCGCCTTCCTGCCCACATTGTCGAATCTGGTTCCTCCTGGGTTGCAGGTGGCGGGGTTTCCATTGATCGATTGAAAGCCATAACCGGCATCGACCTAAGTATCGATCCCCCAGCGGCCGGTGCTCGTACGCTCAATGATTGGGTCAGCGGTCATCTGGGAAGGGAAGTTCGCGGAGGCGATGTTATCGAAAGGGGTGCTTTGCGAGTTGTAGTTCGCAAGGTCCGCCGGAAGAAAGTCCAAGAAGCCCAGGTGAGCCGGTTTGAGCAAGAGCTGCCGCTGAACAAGGCGACGCAATAGACTGATGAGGTATGATGGCTATCGGAGACGCTACGGCTCTCCAGCCTCGCCGGTTGCTGAGCTAAGCATAATATTTGAGAGTTATTTATATCAATCATACTAACTCGTCCACTGTGACGTTCAATGATAGTACAATCGCCGTGACTTGTCAATTCCTTGATATAAAAAATACATACGCCAAAAACTCCAGTTTTTGTTTCTTGAAAAGCATAAACACGAACACATCCATTGTACCATTACCCATGATCACTGGCACAAACATGATGATGAGCAGCATGCCTATGTTCTGCCTGATGTACCACATGGTTTATAGCATTCTCATTCTCATGAGCATGAAGAAATATCACACACATAAACATTTGCCTGGCTTGAACCACAGACATAAACATAATAAATAAATGCCTATCTGGACAAGGCAATACCTGGCAGGGAAATTCTCCTACACCACCAATGAATATTTTTTTGATGTATCTATTTCCTAAAAGTTAACCCTAATAAGTATCACCATTTTTCATTTGTGACATTTAAAATGTAGTAAACAATAGGAACAATAAATATATTTAAGAGGGTAGAACTGAGTAATCCTCCTAATATCACGATTGCCATTGGGCTTTGTATTTCATTTCCAGGCAAGTCACCTGTTATTATTAAGGGAATCAATGCCAGGTACGTAGTTAAAGCAGTCATCAAAATCGGGTTTAGTCTGTCTAAAGAGCCTTTTATAACAGTTTCATATAAAGCAACACCTTGACTTTGCAATGCCTGATAGTGTGAAACCAATAAGATCCCATTACGTGTTGCTATTCCAAACAGTGAAATAAATCCAATGATCGATGGAATACTTATGATTTCTCCGGTAAACCAAATGCTTAAGACACCACCTATCAGCGCCAAAGGTAAATTGAGAAAAACAATTCCTGCAAGCTTGATATTTTTAAATTCCTGATAAAGCAAAAGGAATATGATGAATAAAGACATGAAAGAGGTGAAGAATAATATTTTCGATGCCTTAGCCTCACTTTCAAATTGTCCTCCGTACTGAATGTAGTAGTTTTCCGGCAACTGAATAGTATCATGTATTTTTTCTTTGATTTTGTTTACTACGCTTTTTAAATCACGCCCGGCTATATTGGCCGAAACCACAATTTTTCGCTGTACATTCTCCCGGTTAATGGTGCTGGGACCTGTTGTCGAAACAATATCAGCTACATAATGTAACGGAATTTTGGATGTTGAATTTTGAATTTTGGATTGTTGGTCTGGATTGATATTGGTATCAATTAAAACGTTACGGATATTTTCTATTTTGCCTCTGTTCTCATCATTAAATCGTAATACCAAATCAAAACTTTTGTTGCTTTCAAAAACCTGAGATACTTTTTCGCCCGCAAAGGCGACATCAATGAATTCGGTAAATTGACCTATTGAAATGCCATATTTGGCCAGCATATTCCGTTTTGCTTTTATTTGTACCTGAGGAATTTCAATTTGCTGCTCTACGCTAATATCCACAAGTCCCTCTATGCCTTCAATGTTGCGTTGTATCTGATTGGCAAGAGAAAACATTTTCGATAAGTCTGTCCCGAAAAGCTTAATGGCAATGTTGGCCCTTGTGCCTGAGAGCATATGGTCAATACGGTGTCCTATGGGCTGCCCGATGGTGATGTCCGCTTCAGGAACTGCGCTTAATTTTTCCCGAACGTCCTTCATGAATTCTTCCTTGCTTCTTTCTGTCAAAACAAAGGGGGCATCGATTTCGGCGGCATTTACACCTTGCGCATGTTCGTCTAATTCGGCCCTTCCTGTTCTGCGTGAAGTAATTGAGATTTCGGGCACAGACAACAGGATATTTTCAATCTTGTTTCCAATTTTATTTGATTCTTCGAGTGATATACCCGGCATGCTGACAGTACTTACCGTTAAAGCGCCTTCGTTAAATTCAGGCAAGAAACTTCGCCCCAAACTAAACATGAGAAAAATCGCCACAAGGAACACCACGATGGATACTCCGAGTACGGTCTTTTTAATTCTCATTACTTTTTTCAATGCGGAATTATAATATCGGTGAAGCCATCTTTCCGTCCAGCTTCCTTTTGCTTGTTTTAAAAGCATTTTATCATTGGTAAGCATAAAACTGCAAAGCACCGGGGCAAGCGTTACCGCAACAATGAGGGATGCAAACAGAGAAACGATAAAGGAGATGCCCAGGGGCTGCAACATTCTACCCTCCATCCCACCAAGAAAAAACAAGGGGATAAAAGCAACGATGATGATAAGGGTCGCATTAACGATTGAAGACCGAATCTCTTTAGAAGCATCGTAAACGATAACACGTGCGCTTTTTCGACTTTCAATACTTTTTTGTGCATTTTCCTTCAGGCGCTTAAAAACGTTTTCCACAGTAATAATAGCATCATCTACTACCATGCCAATAGCTATTGCCATCCCGCCGAGAGACATGGTATTGATGGTTAACCCCAAAAATTTAAGGGTAATAATGGAAACGATAAATGAAAGAGGAATAGCAATAAGGGAAATAATGGTGGTTCGGAAATTCATTAAGAACAGGAACATAGTTATAACGACAAAGAAAGAACCCTCCATGAGCGCTTTTTTGATATTGCTTATAGAAGCCTGAATAAAATCTGCCTGACGGAATATTTTGGTGTTAATTTTGATGTCAGAAGGCAAGGTTTTGGCAATCTCTGTAATAGCAGTATCAATTTTTTCTGTAAGTTCCAGGGTGTTAGTGCCTGGTTGTTTTGCTATGGTTATGATAATTGCCGGACTTGCTTTCAGTGAACCATCACCGATTTTAGGGATTGCCCTGCCTATTTTAATCTCTGCAATATCCTCTATTTTTATCGGAACATTATTGACAACCTTAATTACGGCATTGCCTATTTCTTCCACCTTGTTTGTTCTTCCAATACCTCTGATGATGTATTCATTACCAAATTCGTTCATGAAGCCACCTGAAGCATTCAGATTGCTTTCTTTGCTTGCCTTCAGCAATTCGTTTAAAGAGATGTTGTAATGTTTCATTTTTTGAGGTGATGCAAGTATCTGGTATTGCTTGAATTCTCCGCCAATTACCATTACCTGTGATACTCCTCCTATCGCTAATAACCTTAGCCGGATGTTCCAGTCAGCAATGGTTCTTAAATCCATTAGGGACGTGCTATCCGATGATAAACCAATAAGCATAATTTCCCCCATGATGGACGATTGAGGCGCAAGCGTAGGGTTTCTAACTCCCAGTGGTAGTTTTTCGGCAATGGTAGTTAGTTTTTCGCCCACTATTTGCCGTGCCTTAAAAATGTCCGTTCCCCACTCAAATTCTATCCAAACAATGGAAATTCCTGCGGCAGACGATGATCTTACCCTGCGTACATTGGTGGCACCATTGACTGCTGTTTCAATCTGAAAGGTTACTAATTTTTCGACTTCTTCCGGAGCCATTCCATGCGCTTCGGTTAACACTACTACCGTTGGGGCAGTAAGATCAGGAAATACATCAACTTCCATTTTGGAGGCCGTGTAAGTACCCGCTATCAAAAGCAGCGCTGATGCCGCTATAATTATTAATCGATTATGTAAGGAGTATTCTATAATTCTATTTAGCATGGTAGTGGTAGAAATTTTAAATTTTGGATTTTAAATTTTGAATTATTGGTTTTTCATTCAACATTGTAGAAATTTTGAATTTTGAATTATTGGTTTTTCATTCAGCATTCAACATTCAACATTTAACATTTCTCTTGAGATGTTTTGACAATTGCAGTAAGAATGTTGATGAGTTGTTCTATATCATTAAGATGGGTATTGAAATCAATATTTGAAAGTTTGCTTTTGTCAAGCAATCTTATCCAGCACCTTGTTTCTCTCGCTTCTTTGGGATGCAATAGACATTTTTGCAGTAAAATCCTTTTTAGACATAGCCGCAGTTGCTTCCTCAACATTAGCTCCAATGCTCGTTCCACTTCGGAGTAGTTGTTTTGAAAGCACAAATTCCTTTTCAATAATTAATTGTTTGTATAGCTCAATGATTTGTAAGGCGAAATTAAATGATTTATCAAGAATTATATTTCCCTTTTTCATTTTTATAAGTTCTCCTTTATCATCTAAAATTTAACATTCATAATTCAAAATTTCGTTAATGTTCATGCCCATGAGCAGGCATTTTACCTGACATTGTTGCTAATTTTATTTGGTAGGCTCCTTTCGTGACAACCCTTTCTCCCTCCTTTATACCCACTAATACCTGTACATTCATACCATCACTGACTCCGATTTTTAATTCACGCTTTTGGAATCCTTCGCCTGATGTTTGCACATAGGCAAAGTAATTTTCCTGTTCCTCTATGAGTGCTGAATAAGGAATTACTAAAGCATCTTTCATTACAGTAGTTTTTAAAAATACTTCTACGAATGAGCCAGGGATGATTTCACCATTATTGTCAATCTCGAAGTTTACGGGAATATAATAAGCGTTAGTGTCAGCGCTTTTCCCATATGAAACGAGCTTGCCATTTAAGCTATCAGTACTATATATTTTACTGTCATTAGCAGTTATGAAATTTGCTGATGAAATGCTATTGAGTTTTGAGAAATACTTTTGAGATAATTCGGCTTTTAAAATGAGTTTGCGGTTTTGGGAAACGATGGCGATGGGCTGCCCGATTTCAACATGCTCTCCTTCGCTTATTATCACATTTTTTATATACCCTTGTATTGGCGATGTGATTTTATGTCCGTCAGCAGTATAGTTTGTTTCAATCGTGTGAAAAGTGGTTTGAGCATTTTTGTATCAGAGTTGTGTTTCCTGAAAAGATTTTTGTGAAATGACATGATCTTTCACCAATTTCTTGGCCCTTGCAAAATCTATTTTGCTTTTTTCATAATTATTTTTTGCCTCTTTGTATTTCGTGTCTACATTACCTTCTGTTAAACCGGCTCCTGAAATGATACATAATGTTTCACCTGCATTTACCGCAGAACCAATTAGTTTTTTATTGTTTCCGAATGTTATGACACCTTTGCTTTTTGCTATTATCGTTGTCTCGTCTCCAGGTGCAGGCAAGACTTGTCCTGTAGTTTTGATTATTTCAGTAAAGGGTTGTCTTCTTACTTCCCTATTGGCAAAATCAATCTTCCATGCCTGTTCTTTTAAATAAACAATTTCTTCGCCGATTGTTTGTTCTTGTTGATTTATGAGTGCAGCTTGTGTGTCAGAGTAAACAGTGATCTTTGCTATGGTTATTTTGTCGGAAAACTCCTTAGTTTGAATGTCAAAGACCAACTGATATGTGCCGGGATTTTCAGGATTCAATGCCAATCGAAAAATGCCTGGGGATGATGGTTCTTCGGCTTTGTCAGTTAATTGTGTCTCGTTTCCGATCAGGCTAACTGTTACGGAACCTTCTGTTACTGCTTTGAAGGTTTCTCCTAATTGTGTAAAGTGGGCAGCAAACTTTGAGGTTTCCCCTGCGATCAAAGGTTTAAACTCTACAAATAGTTCCGATTTGTCTGTGTAAAGCGTGTAAGCAAGCGGTTCAAGCTCTCCGCCTGTATGTACTTCATCTCCGTGCAAATGCCCGTGTTCTGCATCACCGTGTTTATGATTGTCATCTTTACAGCCTGCTAATAAGCCTGCAACGATGATACATGAAATAATTGCTTTATTCATATCTCCTCCTATTTAATATCAGGGTATTGTCAAAACCTAACCACAGAGAACACAGAGAAAAACTTTTAAAATAATAATGTCATGCAGAACCTTTTTCATCTTTTAAAAAGAATTACTGCCAATATTTATCATCTGTGTCCACTGTGGTGAATCGCTTATTTTAATTCAAAAAATAGCGGGTATTTACTTCCGTTAAGAAAAATAGAGACAAAAATGACGCTATTTTCCGAAAGAAAACAAATTTGCGAACAAAGTGAAATGTAGTAATACGGTTGATTTAGATAAGATAGGTAGAATTGAATTGATATAATCTCGTAGAATAATATCGATCTGGAGGTAAATGGTGGAAGATTTTTGAAGTAAACCAGGGAATTTGATTATCCCGCTGAAGTGAAAAACAGAGGGGTAAATGGTGTTTTAGGGTAAGACTGATATTTTGAGAAACAGATGTGTTTCCTGATAAATAATCGAAAGACAAAATATTCTTTACGTCTCTATGTTCCGTTTCTCCTAATCCATGACCTCCTAACCCATGGTCTCCATTCGTGTGATGGACGTGAACAGTATTATGTTCAAAATGAATTTCGTGTTCATGTTCCAAAAGCTCACCCATTGTTGCATTTGATAGACAAAATGCAATGGCTATTAATATTAAGTAAAGTTTGATTGGTCTTATTTTTATCATAAAGGATTGGAGAACAAAACAATAAAAAATTTTCGAAAATAATATTAATTCATACTATATTGCAGTGTCAACAAACTTTTCATAAATTAATTACAAAATCGAATCTTGCCTATAGAAGGGTTTGTTGATATAAAAGATGGTGTTGTTATAATAATAACATTGTGTTACTATTATAACATATATTAAATTGTCTTTGCTAGAGAAAGGATTTAAAATGAAACTAATTGCCGTTATTATTAGTGTGATGGCACTATTCATGAATAGCGTAGTAGCTCAGGCAGAAACAAAGGTATGGAATTTTGATAATGACAAAGTTGATGCGATTGCAAAGGACTTTACCTCTGAAGTAGGTGAATGGAAAGTGACTGTCGATGATACGGCCCCTTCAAAACCCCACGTATTGGCACAGTTAGCAAAAAATTCTGGTTCAACGTTTAACCTTGCTCTGGTAAACAATACAAGTAAAAAAGATGTGGATCTATCGGTACAAATAAAGCCATTAGCAGGAGATGAAGATCAGGGCGGTGGACTTGTCTGGAGGGCAAAGGATGCGAATAATTATTATATTGCACGTTATAATCCATTAGAGAATAACTACCGTGTTTACAAGGTTGTAAATGGAAAACGAACACAATTGCAAAGTGCAGAAATCAAATACAAGAAAGGCTGGCATACGCTTCGAGTAACTATGGTAGATAACCATATCGAGTGCTATTATGATGGAAAGAAGCATCTGGAGGTAAAGGATTCAACTTTTCCAGAGGTTGGCAAGATTGGTTTATGGACAAAGGCCGATGCCCGGACGTATTTTGATAATCTCATGCTTAACGGTGAATAGGAGCCCCTTACGGGTTCAAGTTTGTAAATTGAACCCATAGAGTTGCATAGTAGGGGCAGGTTTCAAACCTGCCCCTACTTCTTAAATTCAAAGCGTTATGGAAATATCAAAATGAAGGGTTCAGGTTGCAAACCAATGTCATTAAGTTAAGAATTATGTGAACCAAAACAACCCCCTTTGTCCCCCTTTTCTAAGGGGGAATTTTATGGCAGGTTGCTTAACTTAATGACATTGGGTTGCAAACCTGAACCCGCGGGGGTTATATATCTTTGGTTCATAGGGTTTGTGCTGTTATTACCCTAATAAGGTTTTTAGGATGACTTTTAGAAAAAGATTGTTGGCAGTGTTGTTCTGTATCTCCGGACTATTATTGGCGGTAGAACGCCCTGTATTTGCCATAAGGCCCTATCAAATAGCAGATGATGCAGATGCTGAAGCTCCCGGTCTTTGGGAACTTGAATATGG is a window from the Candidatus Jettenia sp. genome containing:
- a CDS encoding hemolysin family protein → MWGFELAIMVTMIGINSVFAAYEIALASVSLARLRRLTDDHRSGAKVALYMKQNMEASLAVVQLGITLVGAIAAAVGGTGAAEDVAPALISRLGVSEGTAEVLAIALVVVPLTVVTIIVGELIPKVFALRNAERVCLTLSPFMRWFSFSVWPAVWLFETVVMGVMSWGERRLGSGDAGKPKTVELQELRAIAAMARASRLIGHREECIILGAMEMQSRSVRTIMLPAEHVTTLDANASLADNLITAHLDMHTRFPVVARKGDPQTIIGYANFKDIITTMRLVPREPTFRSIIRPILSLKDDERIAVCLEQMMREHTHIALVRDANSRVVGIVTLEDILEELVGEIEDEYDRLPAHIVESGSSWVAGGGVSIDRLKAITGIDLSIDPPAAGARTLNDWVSGHLGREVRGGDVIERGALRVVVRKVRRKKVQEAQVSRFEQELPLNKATQ
- a CDS encoding efflux RND transporter permease subunit, translating into MLNRIIEYSLHNRLIIIAASALLLIAGTYTASKMEVDVFPDLTAPTVVVLTEAHGMAPEEVEKLVTFQIETAVNGATNVRRVRSSSAAGISIVWIEFEWGTDIFKARQIVGEKLTTIAEKLPLGVRNPTLAPQSSIMGEIMLIGLSSDSTSLMDLRTIADWNIRLRLLAIGGVSQVMVIGGEFKQYQILASPQKMKHYNISLNELLKASKESNLNASGGFMNEFGNEYIIRGIGRTNKVEEIGNAVIKVVNNVPIKIEDIAEIKIGRAIPKIGDGSLKASPAIIITIAKQPGTNTLELTEKIDTAITEIAKTLPSDIKINTKIFRQADFIQASISNIKKALMEGSFFVVITMFLFLMNFRTTIISLIAIPLSFIVSIITLKFLGLTINTMSLGGMAIAIGMVVDDAIITVENVFKRLKENAQKSIESRKSARVIVYDASKEIRSSIVNATLIIIVAFIPLFFLGGMEGRMLQPLGISFIVSLFASLIVAVTLAPVLCSFMLTNDKMLLKQAKGSWTERWLHRYYNSALKKVMRIKKTVLGVSIVVFLVAIFLMFSLGRSFLPEFNEGALTVSTVSMPGISLEESNKIGNKIENILLSVPEISITSRRTGRAELDEHAQGVNAAEIDAPFVLTERSKEEFMKDVREKLSAVPEADITIGQPIGHRIDHMLSGTRANIAIKLFGTDLSKMFSLANQIQRNIEGIEGLVDISVEQQIEIPQVQIKAKRNMLAKYGISIGQFTEFIDVAFAGEKVSQVFESNKSFDLVLRFNDENRGKIENIRNVLIDTNINPDQQSKIQNSTSKIPLHYVADIVSTTGPSTINRENVQRKIVVSANIAGRDLKSVVNKIKEKIHDTIQLPENYYIQYGGQFESEAKASKILFFTSFMSLFIIFLLLYQEFKNIKLAGIVFLNLPLALIGGVLSIWFTGEIISIPSIIGFISLFGIATRNGILLVSHYQALQSQGVALYETVIKGSLDRLNPILMTALTTYLALIPLIITGDLPGNEIQSPMAIVILGGLLSSTLLNIFIVPIVYYILNVTNEKW
- a CDS encoding four helix bundle protein, translated to MKKGNIILDKSFNFALQIIELYKQLIIEKEFVLSKQLLRSGTSIGANVEEATAAMSKKDFTAKMSIASQRSERNKVLDKIA
- a CDS encoding HlyD family efflux transporter periplasmic adaptor subunit; translated protein: MIISEGEHVEIGQPIAIVSQNRKLILKAELSQKYFSKLNSISSANFITANDSKIYSTDSLNGKLVSYGKSADTNAYYIPVNFEIDNNGEIIPGSFVEVFLKTTVMKDALVIPYSALIEEQENYFAYVQTSGEGFQKRELKIGVSDGMNVQVLVGIKEGERVVTKGAYQIKLATMSGKMPAHGHEH
- a CDS encoding DUF1080 domain-containing protein yields the protein MKLIAVIISVMALFMNSVVAQAETKVWNFDNDKVDAIAKDFTSEVGEWKVTVDDTAPSKPHVLAQLAKNSGSTFNLALVNNTSKKDVDLSVQIKPLAGDEDQGGGLVWRAKDANNYYIARYNPLENNYRVYKVVNGKRTQLQSAEIKYKKGWHTLRVTMVDNHIECYYDGKKHLEVKDSTFPEVGKIGLWTKADARTYFDNLMLNGE